In Laspinema palackyanum D2c, a genomic segment contains:
- a CDS encoding HpcH/HpaI aldolase family protein produces the protein MRENQLKRKLQQGETVLGPFINCPYPAFIEICGHAGFDFAVIDLEHGPLHILAAEDLCRAADSVGLSPIVRVSKNDASQIQRALDIGSAGVQVPQIETQADAATVIQSAKYNPIGTRGLSFGTRAGAYTSAGTNITDRLNAESLAIVHVEGQIGIQNLAEIVTVPHIDVIFLGPYDLSQSLGIPGQVEDPRVVALMKDAVTTIRNAGKAVGTFTTTPETAKQWIDVGVQYIGLGMDVSIFFKACQSLVKAVRS, from the coding sequence ATGCGCGAAAATCAACTCAAACGCAAACTCCAACAGGGTGAAACCGTTCTCGGCCCTTTTATCAACTGTCCCTATCCCGCCTTTATCGAAATTTGTGGTCATGCCGGATTTGACTTTGCCGTAATTGACCTCGAACATGGCCCTTTACATATCCTCGCTGCCGAAGACCTCTGTCGCGCTGCGGATTCAGTGGGACTTTCCCCGATCGTGCGAGTTTCCAAAAACGATGCTTCTCAAATTCAACGAGCCCTTGATATTGGCAGTGCCGGGGTCCAGGTCCCGCAAATCGAAACCCAAGCGGATGCTGCCACGGTCATTCAGAGTGCCAAATATAACCCCATCGGGACAAGAGGTCTCTCCTTCGGCACCCGCGCCGGTGCCTACACCTCCGCAGGCACAAACATCACCGATCGCCTCAATGCCGAATCCCTCGCGATCGTTCATGTCGAAGGTCAAATCGGCATCCAAAACTTAGCCGAAATTGTCACCGTTCCCCACATTGACGTAATTTTTCTCGGTCCTTATGACCTCTCCCAATCCCTCGGTATCCCCGGCCAAGTGGAGGACCCCCGAGTAGTCGCACTGATGAAAGATGCTGTAACAACCATTCGCAATGCAGGCAAAGCAGTCGGAACCTTTACCACCACCCCGGAAACCGCGAAACAGTGGATCGATGTCGGCGTGCAATATATAGGCTTAGGCATGGATGTTAGCATATTCTTCAAAGCCTGTCAGTCGTTGGTCAAAGCAGTGCGGAGTTAA